CTAGAATAGACGGTGAAGAGTTCAGGGTTAAACCGGAGAGAAACAACCCATTCCTTGATGAGATGAGGGACTTTGTATCATGGCTGAAAACTGGTAAAAAGCCTAAAGCGACGTTCGAAGATGGGTTTAAAGCTCAGGAGATACTCGAAGCCGCCTACAAGTCTATCGAGGAGTCCAGAGAGATCATATTGCCTTTAGGCTAACCAAGTAGACGAGACCTTTACCGGTCTTAAAGAAGGTTTAAACAGCCATATATCCCGGCCCTTCGGCTCGCCGTGGCTTCTCAGGAAGCTTTATCTCACCGAATTTTCTCTCATAGGCTTCTACGTGCTCCTTAAGCCACATGAGGAGAGCTTTCGCTTGAAAGGGATTCATGAGTAGTCTACACTGTATAGTGCGTTTAACCGCTACCTTCGAGGAATCTGGGGGCTGGCTTTCCAAAGCCCTATCAGCCATAAGCTCATCCGTATAAACTATGGCTTCGAAGAAGCCTGGTCTACGCCCCCCGAAAACTCCTGAGACGACTATGGTCCTATAACATGGACTACGTTCAACCTCAAACCTCACAGACACGTCTCATCAGCCTCTCCTGGAAATGGTGTACGATCCTTGATAAGGGTAACCGTCTAGTCTAACTCTAAACCGTGAAAGTGTAGGGTGAAAGCTTAAGCAGGGGAAGGGGGCTTAATGGGTAGATAGGATGAACCGTTTTACCGAGCTTAAGGTCGGCTCCTACACCGTAGCGTTTAGACGAGATTCGTTAGAGAGATATCTTAAAAACCGTTTCTCCGGTGAGGTAGAGCTGGTCGGTATCCATAAGCTCGGTGAAGGGTTCCATAATGCAGGATTCATGCTCGACTTCAAACTGAACGGAAAGCCTAGAAGACTCGTCATGAGGGTCGTCCGAGGCGACACCGGTTGGGGACATGATTATCCCAGCGACAGGGCTTCCGTGCTTCTGCTACAGCATATGCTCTACAACTCCGCCTCGGAGGGGACGTGCATCCCGTCGATAGATGTCTTAGCCGTTATGAAGGACGGGTCTCTAACCTCGCTTGGCGAATCGGTGGAGTTCATACACCTAGTCGAGTCTCTTACAGAAGAGCATGGCCGGCCCTACGTAGACTACTTGGTCGAAGTTGCTGAAAGGGGATATCTGACCGATATGGATAGGCGCATGTGTCTCAGGTGCTCAGAATACTTGGCGAATCTACACTCGGAGAAGGTCGAAAACAGGAATCTATACGTCAGACATATAAGAGACCTCGTGGGACACGGGGAGATGCTCATGGGTGTTATAGACACATATCCGGAGGAGCTGGACTTTATATCGGAAGAGGAGCTGTGCCGTATAGAGGTCGAAGCCGTGAAGTGGAGGAACCGTCTGAAGAAGAAAACCCATAGGCTCTCTAGGATACACGGAGACTTCCACCCGTTCGGGAACATACGGTTCAAAAGAGACGGCTCCATCATGGCCCTAGACCTCTCCAGAGAAATGTACGGTGAACCCGCAGACGACGTCTCGGCTTTGACGATAAACTACATTTTTATAAGTATATGGAGGCTCGGCTCTCTCGAAGAACCCTTCATACAGCTTCTGAGACTCTTCTACCGTGACTATCTCAACCGGACGGGGGACGAGGAATTGCTCAAGGTTATACCTCCGTTCTACGCGTTCAGGGGAATGGTCGTAGCTCATCCGCTGTACTATCCAGATATGCGTAGAGAGCAGAGGCGTATGCTCGTCAACTTCGTCCTCAACGTTCTAGAGGCCGAGGAGTTCAACC
This DNA window, taken from Candidatus Bathyarchaeota archaeon, encodes the following:
- a CDS encoding DUF3467 domain-containing protein, which translates into the protein MSVRFEVERSPCYRTIVVSGVFGGRRPGFFEAIVYTDELMADRALESQPPDSSKVAVKRTIQCRLLMNPFQAKALLMWLKEHVEAYERKFGEIKLPEKPRRAEGPGYMAV
- a CDS encoding aminoglycoside phosphotransferase family protein; its protein translation is MNRFTELKVGSYTVAFRRDSLERYLKNRFSGEVELVGIHKLGEGFHNAGFMLDFKLNGKPRRLVMRVVRGDTGWGHDYPSDRASVLLLQHMLYNSASEGTCIPSIDVLAVMKDGSLTSLGESVEFIHLVESLTEEHGRPYVDYLVEVAERGYLTDMDRRMCLRCSEYLANLHSEKVENRNLYVRHIRDLVGHGEMLMGVIDTYPEELDFISEEELCRIEVEAVKWRNRLKKKTHRLSRIHGDFHPFGNIRFKRDGSIMALDLSREMYGEPADDVSALTINYIFISIWRLGSLEEPFIQLLRLFYRDYLNRTGDEELLKVIPPFYAFRGMVVAHPLYYPDMRREQRRMLVNFVLNVLEAEEFNPDEVERYLKPP